One region of Brassica napus cultivar Da-Ae chromosome A10, Da-Ae, whole genome shotgun sequence genomic DNA includes:
- the LOC106430551 gene encoding transcription factor TRY has product MDNTDRRRRRKQHKVTLHDSEEVSSIEWEFINMTEQEEDLIFRMHRLVGDRWDLIAGRVPGRQPEEIERYWIMRNSDGFAEKRRQLHHSSSHKSTKPHRPRFSIYPS; this is encoded by the exons ATGGATAACACTGACCGTCGTCGCCGTCGTAAGCAACACAAAGTCACTCTCCATGACTCTGAAG AAGTGAGCAGTATTGAATGGGAGTTTATCAATATgacagaacaagaagaagatctCATCTTTCGAATGCATAGACTTGTCGGTGATAG gtGGGATTTAATAGCAGGACGAGTGCCAGGAAGACAACCagaagagatagagagataCTGGATAATGAGAAACAGTGATGGCTTTGCTGAGAAACGACGCCAACTTCATCACTCCTCTTCTCACAAAAGTACCAAACCTCATCGTCCACGTTTTTCTATTTATCCTTCTTAG